GGGTTCATTTGCAGGCGTTTCGAATGGCGCGTTGCTGGTGGCGGGGGGAAGTAATTTTCCCGACGGCGGCACACCCTGGAACGGCGGTGTGAAAACCTGGTACGATAAAGTGTTTGTGCTGGAAAGCAAAAAAGGCGGCTGGAAGGAAGCAGGCAAGCTGCCGCGCCCCCTGGGCTACGGTGTTTCCGTAAGCACGGGCGAGGGGCTGCTTTGCATCGGCGGCAGCAACGCGGAGGCGCATTACGGGGATGTGTTCCTTTTAAAATGGAAAAACGGTGCGTTGGAAACGGTGCCTTTTCCGTCGTTGCCCATGCCGTTGGCCAATACCTGCGGCGCGATGGCGGGAGATAAAATATATGTGGCCGGGGGACTGCATGCGCCCGCCAGCAAAGATGCAGCCGGCGATTTTTATATGCTGGATCTTTCGGCAGACAGTCTCGCCTGGCAGCAACTTCCATCCTGGCCGGGTCCCGCGCGCATGCTGGGCGTGGCCGGCGCCTCCGGCACATCGTTCTTCCTTTTCAGCGGCGCGGCTTTCGAAAATGGCACCCGCGGATACCTCCGCGACGCCTACCGGTACGACCCCGCCAGCGGCTGGCACACTTGCGCCGCGATGCCCGCGCCCGTTGTAGCGGCGCCTACGCCCGCGGCAACGGATGCCAACGGGCTGCTCAGCATCTTCGGCGGCGATTCCGGCGCGGATGCCGCCGCAGCCGCTACTTTGCGCGAAAACCATCCCGGGTTCCCGGATACGATTTACACCTACGATCCGAAGCAGGACAGCTGGGCAATCAGCGGCCACATTCCCACGGAAAAACGGCCCGATGCCGCCGAAAACCCGAATGCGAGCCTCTGGGCGCCCGTGACCACGCCGCTTGCCAGGTGGAATGGGATGTACGTTTTACCCGGCGGCGAAGCACGCCCCGGCACCCGGACGCCCCGTGTGCGCACGGCGGAGTGATATTATTTGACTAGATTTAAACTTACCACGGAAGAAACGGAACGATGAAAAACGCAAGATATTACCCTTGGCTCGTGGTGGCGCTCCTTTGGCTGGTGGCGCTGCTCAACTATCTCGACCGGCAGATGCTGTCGACCATGCGGCGCGCCATCCAGGCCGATATCCACGAACTGGAAAGCGCCACGAATTTCGGCCGGCTCATGGCGGTGTTTTTGTGGATTTATGGCCTGATGTCGCCACTGTCGGGGCTTGCGGCCGACCGTTTCAACCGTAAATGGCTTATTACGGGCAGTTTGTTCGTATGGTCCGCCGTGACGTTGCTCATGGGCTACGCCGATGATTTCTGGCAGCTGTACACCCTGCGGGCCATCATGGGCGTGAGCGAAGCGCTTTACATCCCGGCGGCCTTATCGCTCATCGCGGATTACCATACCGGCTCCACGCGCTC
Above is a genomic segment from Chitinophaga pollutisoli containing:
- a CDS encoding kelch repeat-containing protein; translation: MRTGVAAYHWDTLPPIPDETGFAGSFAGVSNGALLVAGGSNFPDGGTPWNGGVKTWYDKVFVLESKKGGWKEAGKLPRPLGYGVSVSTGEGLLCIGGSNAEAHYGDVFLLKWKNGALETVPFPSLPMPLANTCGAMAGDKIYVAGGLHAPASKDAAGDFYMLDLSADSLAWQQLPSWPGPARMLGVAGASGTSFFLFSGAAFENGTRGYLRDAYRYDPASGWHTCAAMPAPVVAAPTPAATDANGLLSIFGGDSGADAAAAATLRENHPGFPDTIYTYDPKQDSWAISGHIPTEKRPDAAENPNASLWAPVTTPLARWNGMYVLPGGEARPGTRTPRVRTAE